Proteins co-encoded in one Tautonia rosea genomic window:
- the carA gene encoding glutamine-hydrolyzing carbamoyl-phosphate synthase small subunit: protein MGIAKLALEDGTVYTGRSFGASGEIDGEVVFNTSMTGYQEILTDPSYHGQIVAMTYPLIGNYGVNAEDEESARPWVRGFVVRELSRLASNYRSREDLPSYLARHGVLGVEGIDTRALVRRTREVGAMKGFLSSTDLIDDSLVEKARRSPGLVGRDLTRDVMPESIARWELGFEGPSAEILRATEGLQTHQATTPHVVALDFGMKRNIPRFLVESGCQVTVAPGSAPPQAILEQKPDGIFVSNGPGDPSALGSAIDSLRALIRSAADDRGVPIFGICLGHQLLGQALGARTFKMKFGHRGANHPVRDERTGKIEITTQNHGFAIDADSLPKEVEASHLNLYDGTLEGLRHTRLPVFAVQYHPESSAGPHDSGHLFGEFRRLMDR from the coding sequence ATGGGCATTGCGAAACTGGCCTTGGAAGATGGGACGGTGTACACCGGCCGGTCCTTTGGAGCATCGGGCGAGATCGACGGCGAGGTCGTCTTCAATACGAGCATGACCGGCTATCAGGAGATCCTCACCGATCCGTCCTATCACGGCCAGATCGTTGCGATGACCTATCCCTTGATTGGCAACTACGGAGTCAATGCCGAGGACGAGGAAAGCGCCCGCCCCTGGGTCCGCGGTTTCGTCGTTCGCGAGCTGAGCCGCCTGGCCAGCAACTATCGATCTCGGGAAGACCTGCCGAGCTACCTCGCCCGGCATGGCGTGCTCGGCGTGGAGGGGATCGACACCCGGGCCCTCGTGCGACGGACCCGGGAGGTCGGCGCCATGAAGGGCTTCCTTTCCTCGACCGACCTTATCGACGACTCGCTCGTGGAAAAGGCCCGGCGCAGTCCTGGCCTCGTCGGCCGCGATCTGACCCGCGATGTGATGCCCGAATCGATCGCCCGCTGGGAACTTGGTTTCGAAGGCCCCTCGGCCGAGATCCTCCGAGCAACCGAAGGCTTGCAGACGCATCAGGCGACGACTCCTCATGTCGTCGCGCTTGACTTCGGCATGAAGCGAAACATTCCCCGCTTCCTGGTCGAGAGCGGTTGCCAGGTGACGGTCGCCCCCGGTTCGGCTCCTCCTCAGGCGATCCTCGAACAGAAGCCCGACGGCATCTTCGTTTCTAACGGCCCCGGCGACCCGTCGGCATTGGGATCGGCCATCGACTCCCTGCGGGCCTTGATTCGATCGGCGGCCGATGACCGTGGCGTGCCGATCTTCGGCATCTGTCTCGGCCACCAGTTGCTCGGTCAGGCGCTGGGAGCCCGGACCTTCAAGATGAAGTTCGGCCATCGGGGGGCCAATCATCCGGTCCGCGACGAACGGACCGGCAAGATCGAGATTACGACCCAGAACCACGGCTTCGCCATCGACGCCGACTCGTTGCCGAAGGAGGTCGAGGCCTCGCACCTGAACCTCTACGACGGGACGCTGGAGGGGCTTCGCCATACCCGATTGCCCGTCTTTGCCGTCCAGTATCACCCCGAGTCGTCGGCCGGCCCCCACGACAGCGGGCACCTGTTTGGTGAGTTCCGTCGCTTGATGGACCGCTGA
- a CDS encoding adenylosuccinate synthase codes for MPSTCVVGLQWGDEAKGKIVDALCDRHDMVVRYQGGANAGHTVVTGGKTYKLSLLPSGILREGITSVLGNGLVIHPPTLLEEIERLAGQGIDVSGRLLVGDRAHVIMPYHLVEERLTEESTEAAEQLGTTRRGIGPCYRDKVGRVHGIRIADLYYPDSFREQVRRAVEFKNRSLAALLPDFTPLDAKAITEEYLTLADRMRPYVGDATDRLHQAIGSGSRLLFEGAQGTLLDIDHGSYPYVTSSNSSAAGIWSGSGVPARHVDRWIGVVKAYTTRVGEGPFPTELHDEVGERIRRVGREFGTVTGRPRRCGWFDAVAGRYTARVSGSTELAVMLLDVLSGIDRLRVAVAYEDESGARVSAFPAHLDRLAECRPVFQELPGWSEDISGVRSWADLPENARRYVQFLGEQLGVPVRIVSVGPDRDQTIWIDPSTDRS; via the coding sequence GTGCCATCGACGTGCGTCGTGGGGTTGCAGTGGGGTGACGAGGCCAAAGGGAAGATCGTCGATGCCCTCTGCGACCGGCATGACATGGTCGTCCGCTACCAGGGGGGAGCCAACGCCGGCCACACGGTCGTGACCGGAGGCAAGACCTACAAGCTCTCGCTCCTGCCCTCGGGCATCCTGCGAGAGGGGATCACCTCGGTCCTCGGCAACGGCCTGGTCATTCATCCGCCCACCTTGCTGGAGGAGATCGAGCGACTGGCCGGTCAGGGGATCGACGTGAGCGGCCGCCTTCTCGTCGGCGACCGTGCCCACGTGATCATGCCCTACCACCTCGTTGAGGAACGCCTCACCGAGGAATCGACCGAGGCCGCCGAACAGCTCGGCACGACCCGTCGCGGGATCGGCCCCTGCTACCGAGACAAGGTTGGGCGGGTCCACGGCATTCGGATCGCCGACCTCTATTATCCCGACTCGTTCCGAGAGCAGGTCCGCCGCGCCGTCGAGTTCAAGAACCGATCGCTCGCCGCGCTCTTGCCTGACTTCACCCCCCTCGATGCAAAGGCCATCACCGAGGAATACTTGACCCTGGCCGATCGGATGCGCCCCTATGTCGGCGATGCCACCGACCGGCTTCACCAGGCGATTGGTTCCGGCAGCCGCCTGCTGTTTGAAGGGGCCCAGGGGACATTGCTCGACATCGACCACGGTAGTTACCCTTATGTGACCAGCTCCAACAGCAGCGCCGCGGGCATCTGGTCCGGCTCGGGGGTTCCGGCTCGGCACGTTGACCGCTGGATCGGCGTGGTCAAGGCCTACACGACCCGGGTCGGCGAAGGCCCCTTCCCGACCGAGCTGCACGACGAAGTCGGCGAGCGCATCCGCCGCGTGGGCCGGGAGTTCGGCACCGTCACCGGCCGCCCGAGGCGTTGCGGATGGTTCGATGCCGTGGCGGGTCGCTATACGGCCCGTGTCTCCGGGTCGACCGAGCTGGCCGTCATGTTGCTCGACGTGTTGAGCGGGATCGACCGGCTTCGCGTCGCGGTCGCCTACGAGGACGAGTCGGGGGCCCGCGTCTCGGCCTTTCCCGCTCACCTCGACCGCCTGGCCGAGTGCCGCCCGGTCTTTCAAGAGCTTCCCGGCTGGTCCGAGGACATCTCCGGGGTGCGCTCCTGGGCCGATCTGCCCGAAAACGCCCGACGCTATGTGCAGTTCCTGGGAGAACAACTTGGCGTTCCGGTGCGTATCGTCTCGGTCGGCCCGGATCGCGACCAGACGATCTGGATCGATCCCTCAACCGACCGCTCATGA
- a CDS encoding isoprenyl transferase, translated as MTDPKVLPPEQRPRHVAIIMDGNGRWAEAQGLPRIFGHRSGIRSVRSVVEEGCRIGLEQMTLYCFSSENWKRPNRELRFLFRLLRHFLIVERSELMEQNVRLTMIGRRDGLPGDVLDEFDRTASMTATNPGMTLCLAVNYGARAEIAEAARRIAQDAIAGRLDPDRIDEATFSGYLTTAGMPDPDLLIRTAGELRLSNYLLWQISYAELYITEVLWPDFRAEHLQQAVLDYARRQRKFGGLPGRAPAPEPTPIG; from the coding sequence ATGACCGACCCCAAGGTCCTGCCTCCCGAGCAACGACCTCGGCACGTCGCCATCATCATGGACGGCAACGGCCGATGGGCTGAAGCTCAGGGGCTTCCCCGGATCTTCGGCCATCGCTCCGGCATCCGGAGCGTCCGATCGGTGGTCGAGGAAGGCTGCCGAATTGGCCTGGAGCAGATGACCCTCTACTGCTTCTCCAGTGAGAACTGGAAGCGGCCGAACCGGGAACTGCGTTTCCTGTTTCGCCTCCTCCGGCACTTCCTCATCGTCGAACGCTCCGAATTGATGGAGCAGAATGTCCGCCTGACGATGATCGGCCGCCGTGACGGCTTGCCCGGCGACGTCCTCGACGAGTTCGATCGCACCGCCTCTATGACCGCGACGAATCCCGGCATGACCCTCTGCCTGGCCGTGAACTACGGCGCGAGGGCCGAGATTGCCGAGGCCGCCCGACGGATCGCTCAGGATGCGATTGCCGGGCGGCTTGATCCCGATCGGATCGACGAGGCGACCTTCTCCGGCTACCTGACGACCGCCGGTATGCCCGACCCCGACCTCCTGATCCGCACCGCCGGCGAGCTTCGGCTGAGCAATTACCTGCTCTGGCAGATTTCCTATGCCGAACTGTATATCACCGAGGTTCTCTGGCCTGACTTTCGGGCCGAACATCTCCAGCAAGCTGTGCTGGACTACGCCCGCCGCCAGCGGAAATTCGGGGGCTTGCCCGGCCGGGCTCCTGCCCCGGAGCCCACTCCCATCGGCTGA
- a CDS encoding phosphatidate cytidylyltransferase gives MLLTRLLIGLPMAAGFVAILLVDTLYLAPWFPLWLVAMLVAMGLAAREITSLFEQTSARPDGVVVFGGVLVVVLSNWGPHVSRALMDLDSRPGAAVEALAWPLWAFVAVVMTTFITQSARFEHPGGSMAMISGTVLAVAYVGLLGSFLVQIRWLESPYQGLVPLAALVATAKGADMGAYFAGRAAGRHKLWPRLSPNKTIEGAIGGLILAVIFALIVFALTRLLFQTSVLSWPAVIGFGVLVGGAAQLGDLMESMIKRDCERKDSSATLPGFGGVLDVLDSLLFAGPVAYGYWLIFGPA, from the coding sequence ATGCTGCTGACCCGGTTGCTGATTGGCCTTCCGATGGCGGCAGGGTTTGTGGCCATCCTGCTGGTCGATACCCTCTATCTGGCCCCCTGGTTCCCCCTCTGGCTGGTGGCAATGCTGGTGGCGATGGGTCTGGCCGCTCGAGAAATCACCAGCCTGTTCGAGCAAACCAGCGCCCGGCCCGATGGGGTCGTCGTCTTCGGAGGCGTCTTGGTCGTCGTCCTCTCGAACTGGGGGCCGCATGTCTCCCGAGCGTTAATGGACCTCGACTCCCGCCCCGGAGCCGCCGTAGAAGCCTTGGCCTGGCCGCTCTGGGCGTTCGTGGCCGTGGTGATGACCACGTTCATCACACAAAGTGCCCGGTTCGAACATCCCGGCGGCTCGATGGCCATGATCTCCGGCACGGTCCTGGCCGTAGCCTATGTCGGCCTGCTCGGCAGTTTTCTGGTCCAGATCCGATGGCTCGAAAGCCCGTATCAAGGGCTCGTCCCCCTGGCGGCACTGGTGGCAACAGCCAAGGGGGCCGACATGGGAGCCTATTTTGCCGGTCGGGCCGCGGGGCGGCACAAGCTCTGGCCCCGCCTCAGTCCGAATAAGACCATTGAGGGGGCGATCGGCGGTCTGATTCTTGCAGTAATTTTTGCCCTCATCGTATTTGCGCTGACTCGACTCCTCTTCCAGACCTCGGTCCTGAGCTGGCCGGCAGTCATCGGCTTTGGTGTGCTGGTTGGTGGGGCGGCTCAACTCGGAGACCTGATGGAGTCGATGATCAAACGCGATTGTGAGCGGAAAGATTCCTCGGCCACTCTGCCTGGATTCGGGGGGGTGCTCGATGTCCTCGACTCGTTGCTCTTTGCCGGCCCGGTGGCCTACGGCTACTGGCTGATTTTCGGACCCGCCTGA
- a CDS encoding PhoH family protein, giving the protein MQAVTIRLADHDEELAIFGSRDQFLRQVRDALGVKVLARNGEIRVEGESDRVDRASRVFEGLRRRYRRQRMITTQDVADAIDAVTPIDGGSGGSNVEIREGNRLVRPRTDGQTRYLRALLENSLVFCIGPAGTGKTYLAVAAAVAALRRGDIKKIVLVRPAVEAGERLGFLPGDLEAKINPYLRPLLDALRDLMDYDQLRRYMSNDLIEIAPLAYMRGRTLNEAIIIMDEGQNATVNQMKMFLTRMGTDARIVVTGDTTQVDLEPGTPDGLSDAVRRLEGIDGIGVVRLDRSDIVRHPLVQAIVNAYERTGSPIEPGMMAAPSPLETTSPPPDDSPRSEPGLAPEHL; this is encoded by the coding sequence ATGCAGGCAGTGACGATTCGCCTGGCCGATCACGACGAGGAGCTGGCAATCTTCGGCAGCCGAGACCAGTTTCTCCGACAGGTCCGCGATGCCCTGGGGGTCAAGGTTCTCGCCAGAAACGGAGAGATCCGGGTCGAGGGAGAATCAGATCGGGTGGATCGCGCCTCCCGGGTCTTCGAAGGTCTGCGACGCCGCTACCGTCGACAGCGGATGATCACCACCCAGGACGTTGCCGACGCCATCGACGCAGTGACTCCCATCGATGGCGGCTCCGGCGGATCGAACGTCGAGATTCGAGAAGGCAACCGCCTCGTCCGTCCCCGGACGGATGGTCAGACCCGATACCTGCGCGCCTTGCTGGAGAACTCGCTGGTTTTCTGCATCGGCCCGGCCGGAACCGGGAAAACCTATCTGGCTGTGGCTGCCGCCGTTGCGGCCCTGCGTCGGGGAGACATCAAGAAGATCGTCCTGGTGCGTCCGGCCGTCGAGGCCGGGGAACGGCTCGGCTTTCTTCCGGGCGATCTCGAAGCGAAGATCAACCCCTACCTTCGCCCGTTGCTTGACGCCCTTCGCGACTTGATGGACTACGACCAGCTTCGGCGTTACATGAGCAACGACCTGATCGAAATCGCCCCTCTGGCCTACATGAGAGGCCGGACCCTCAACGAGGCGATCATCATCATGGACGAGGGGCAGAACGCTACCGTCAATCAGATGAAGATGTTCCTAACCCGCATGGGGACCGACGCCCGGATCGTCGTCACCGGAGACACGACTCAGGTTGACCTCGAACCCGGCACCCCGGACGGCCTTTCCGACGCCGTTCGGCGGCTTGAAGGGATTGACGGGATCGGGGTGGTCCGCCTAGATCGCTCCGACATCGTGCGTCACCCTCTGGTCCAGGCGATCGTTAATGCCTACGAGCGTACCGGTTCTCCGATCGAGCCGGGGATGATGGCCGCGCCCTCCCCGCTCGAAACGACGAGTCCACCGCCGGACGACTCTCCACGATCCGAACCGGGCCTTGCCCCGGAGCATCTGTGA
- a CDS encoding HD family phosphohydrolase — MTPGKRKPKAARAQLRGAELIDLRKSRLTRQRQRLACLIPAVLAALISAAIVCGSGPAFPYRVGQRATRDLRVNVPEFQRLNLVQTNLLREQAARQISPIFSNDPAPILELQKLLEDLVETVANARRETIASLPPDVVESWGLDANIFEDLREASDTPARRDDLRRSIAEAFAPIIRHGVLGRGLLPLDEESGTMIQVLQDDRRVSVSRDRVFPERLVRPDGLVAEDFIASFNSPELGKTLFGLVDDRLAQTTTLHFEKEATAEARQRARNRVRDYYDTYTRGQLLVEKDRTITEDQLELLRLDHEATLSSISSADRLQRVGAFVVLVAILYGLTGALLQRFDPKTARDPLRISALCFVAVLALGLSRLIAMRPWGAELIPVALAALMLAVAYTPMTALVFTFGTSLLISLALGSGLGYFVMLLGGTAAGILLLGEVRTRTKPIQVGAVAAIGYASLSAAVGLWQEQPLELIAADSGIRAGWGLLTGFLLGGSLPYVERLFGIVTGISLLELGDVNHPLLQELVRRAPGTHNHSITVGTIAEAAAEKIGCDGLLVRVGAYFHDIGKMLKPNYFIENQTPGTVNRHANLAPAMSTLIIIGHVKDGVELGRQHNLPARIIDLIEQHHGTTLVEYFYHEANRRRDGNPDASIVLESAFRYPGPKPQTKEAAILMMADASESASRALSDPTPARLEGLVEELIDKRLRDGQFDQCELTIREIATIRDSITKSLIGIYHGRVKYPQQRTA, encoded by the coding sequence ATGACGCCTGGTAAACGCAAGCCGAAGGCCGCCCGCGCTCAACTGCGCGGGGCCGAACTGATTGATCTCCGGAAAAGCCGGCTCACCCGGCAACGCCAGCGCCTTGCCTGCCTGATCCCCGCCGTACTCGCGGCCCTGATCAGCGCGGCGATCGTCTGCGGCTCTGGACCGGCCTTCCCGTATCGGGTCGGCCAGCGAGCCACGCGCGATCTCCGCGTCAACGTTCCCGAGTTCCAGCGGCTGAATTTGGTCCAGACAAACCTCCTCCGGGAGCAGGCGGCCCGTCAGATCTCCCCGATCTTCTCGAACGATCCCGCCCCGATCCTCGAACTTCAGAAGCTGCTCGAAGACCTTGTCGAAACCGTGGCCAACGCCCGCCGCGAGACGATCGCATCCTTGCCTCCCGATGTGGTCGAATCCTGGGGGCTTGATGCGAACATCTTCGAAGACCTCCGCGAGGCGAGTGACACTCCCGCGCGTCGTGACGATCTCCGCCGCTCAATCGCCGAGGCCTTCGCGCCGATCATCCGTCACGGCGTCCTTGGTCGGGGCTTGCTTCCGCTCGATGAGGAGTCGGGCACGATGATCCAGGTCCTCCAGGACGATCGCCGCGTCTCGGTCAGTCGAGACCGCGTCTTCCCCGAACGGCTGGTTCGCCCAGACGGTCTTGTCGCCGAGGACTTCATCGCCTCCTTCAACTCTCCCGAACTGGGAAAGACCCTGTTTGGCCTGGTAGACGACCGTCTGGCTCAGACGACCACGCTCCACTTCGAGAAGGAAGCCACGGCCGAGGCGCGTCAGCGGGCTCGGAATCGTGTTCGAGACTACTACGACACCTATACCCGAGGTCAGTTGCTGGTCGAAAAGGACCGCACGATCACCGAGGATCAGCTCGAACTGCTGAGGCTCGATCACGAAGCCACCCTTTCCTCGATCAGCTCGGCCGATCGCCTGCAACGGGTCGGGGCCTTCGTGGTCCTGGTGGCGATTCTGTACGGCTTGACAGGCGCCCTGCTCCAGCGATTCGATCCGAAAACCGCAAGGGACCCGCTCCGGATCTCGGCCCTCTGTTTCGTCGCCGTGCTGGCTCTGGGGCTAAGCCGTTTGATTGCCATGCGCCCCTGGGGGGCCGAGCTGATCCCGGTCGCTCTGGCGGCCCTGATGCTTGCCGTGGCCTATACTCCCATGACGGCCCTGGTCTTTACCTTCGGAACGAGCCTCTTGATCAGCCTCGCGCTGGGCTCGGGACTTGGTTACTTCGTCATGCTCCTGGGAGGGACCGCCGCCGGAATCCTCTTGCTGGGGGAAGTTCGCACCAGGACCAAGCCGATCCAGGTCGGAGCCGTGGCGGCGATTGGCTATGCCTCGCTGTCGGCTGCCGTTGGACTCTGGCAGGAGCAACCTCTCGAATTGATCGCCGCCGATAGCGGAATCCGGGCGGGTTGGGGCCTGCTGACCGGGTTCCTGCTCGGCGGCAGTTTGCCGTACGTCGAACGGCTGTTTGGCATCGTCACCGGCATCAGCCTGCTGGAACTCGGAGATGTGAACCACCCGCTGTTGCAAGAGCTTGTTCGGCGCGCTCCCGGCACGCACAACCACTCGATCACCGTCGGCACCATCGCCGAGGCCGCGGCCGAGAAGATCGGGTGCGACGGCCTGCTTGTCCGGGTGGGGGCTTATTTCCACGACATCGGCAAGATGCTCAAGCCCAACTACTTCATCGAGAACCAGACCCCCGGCACCGTCAACCGCCATGCGAACCTCGCACCGGCCATGAGCACGTTGATCATCATCGGCCATGTCAAGGACGGCGTCGAACTGGGCCGCCAGCACAATCTGCCGGCCCGGATCATCGACCTGATCGAGCAGCACCACGGCACGACCCTGGTCGAATACTTCTACCACGAGGCCAACCGCCGTCGAGACGGCAACCCTGATGCCTCGATCGTCCTCGAAAGTGCGTTCCGTTATCCCGGCCCGAAGCCTCAAACCAAGGAAGCCGCCATCCTGATGATGGCCGATGCCTCGGAGAGTGCCAGCCGGGCTCTGTCGGACCCGACCCCCGCCCGGCTCGAGGGGCTGGTTGAGGAACTGATCGACAAGCGCTTGCGTGATGGCCAGTTCGACCAGTGCGAGCTGACGATCCGAGAGATCGCCACGATCCGAGACAGTATAACTAAATCCCTCATCGGCATTTACCACGGCCGCGTGAAGTACCCCCAGCAACGAACCGCCTGA
- the ybeY gene encoding rRNA maturation RNase YbeY, producing the protein MALLPSDDPGRPPLEIDLSDTQRHLRLDPDRVRSIARHTLEQEGVHHGSVSIAVVDNQAIHEINRRHLDHDWPTDVISFLLSEPDAPEFSGDLIISAEMAVSVATQCGLDPNAEFALYLVHGLLHLCGHDDLTEVERTRMRDREDEILEVLGIARPPRDLEGARYEVSVREAGS; encoded by the coding sequence ATGGCATTACTCCCCTCCGACGATCCTGGCCGGCCCCCTCTGGAGATCGACCTGAGCGATACTCAAAGGCACCTGCGCCTCGATCCTGACCGCGTTCGGTCCATCGCTCGACACACCCTGGAGCAGGAAGGGGTCCATCACGGCTCCGTGTCGATCGCCGTGGTCGATAATCAAGCCATTCATGAGATCAATCGTCGCCACCTCGATCACGACTGGCCAACCGACGTCATCAGCTTCCTACTCTCGGAGCCGGACGCCCCGGAGTTCTCGGGCGATCTGATCATTTCGGCCGAGATGGCCGTCTCGGTGGCAACCCAGTGCGGCCTTGACCCAAATGCAGAATTCGCGTTGTACTTGGTCCACGGACTTCTTCATCTCTGTGGTCACGACGACCTGACCGAGGTGGAGCGGACCCGAATGCGCGATCGAGAAGACGAGATCCTCGAGGTTCTGGGCATCGCCCGTCCCCCTCGCGATCTTGAGGGGGCACGGTACGAGGTTTCGGTACGGGAGGCAGGTTCTTGA
- a CDS encoding hemolysin family protein: MSALAFGIILVAALGMAAWHGLAVLISRALLTYSRSQLEAQCEASGHPDRADAIEAEWEQTERSCAVHATASGLLLLALLGIAEANHPATVNPWTLIVAWIAAGMLLRIVAGVSGRVYAEAVLDWSWPIVQILNSLAVPILSAGVALESAVQRRRKGPRRNARPRPLSVEVEIRSLRSAAEAEHELTEATRDRIEHLVALERRDVGEIMTPRSAMVALSASTPAAEAARTIIASGHSRIPLFGENRDDIVGILYAKDFFGELLDGSSLDAVRLRRLVRPPLRVPETKRASDLIDEMRRQRVHLAIVLDEYGGVAGLVTLEDLLEEIVGAIDDEYDNPTPEDPIVLIAESLYEVDAGMSLDDLNERLDLDLPTDADYQTIGGFAFNALGRLPEPGVSFLDRGVEFTVIEVGDHSIRRVRIDLRPRESLEHSVG; this comes from the coding sequence TTGAGTGCCTTGGCCTTCGGGATCATTCTGGTCGCGGCTCTTGGGATGGCCGCCTGGCACGGCCTGGCGGTCTTGATCTCTCGAGCCCTGTTGACCTACTCGCGGAGTCAGTTGGAAGCCCAGTGCGAGGCCAGCGGTCATCCCGATCGGGCCGACGCGATCGAAGCCGAATGGGAACAGACCGAACGCTCCTGCGCAGTCCATGCGACTGCCTCGGGCCTTCTTCTCCTGGCCTTGCTCGGAATTGCCGAGGCCAATCACCCGGCAACCGTCAACCCCTGGACCTTGATTGTCGCCTGGATCGCGGCGGGTATGCTGCTCCGGATCGTCGCCGGGGTCTCCGGTCGCGTCTATGCCGAGGCGGTCCTCGACTGGTCCTGGCCGATCGTTCAGATCCTGAACTCGCTGGCCGTCCCGATTCTCTCCGCCGGCGTGGCTCTGGAATCGGCCGTGCAGCGCCGTCGCAAGGGCCCTCGACGCAATGCACGCCCCCGTCCCTTGAGCGTCGAGGTCGAGATCCGGTCGCTTCGCTCTGCCGCCGAGGCGGAGCACGAATTGACCGAAGCCACTCGCGATCGGATCGAGCACCTCGTGGCCCTGGAACGGCGCGACGTGGGAGAGATCATGACCCCCCGCTCGGCGATGGTTGCCCTGTCGGCCAGTACTCCGGCCGCCGAAGCGGCCCGCACGATCATCGCCTCGGGTCACAGCCGCATTCCGCTCTTTGGCGAGAATCGCGACGACATTGTCGGCATCCTTTACGCCAAGGACTTCTTTGGTGAACTGCTTGACGGCTCTAGCCTCGACGCCGTTCGGCTCAGACGCCTTGTGCGTCCTCCGCTCCGCGTGCCGGAAACCAAGCGAGCCTCAGACCTGATCGACGAGATGCGCCGCCAGCGCGTCCACCTGGCCATCGTGCTCGACGAGTACGGCGGCGTCGCCGGTCTGGTCACCCTCGAAGACCTGCTCGAGGAGATCGTCGGGGCGATCGACGACGAATATGATAATCCGACTCCGGAAGACCCGATCGTTTTGATTGCCGAGTCGCTGTACGAGGTCGATGCCGGGATGAGCCTCGACGACCTGAACGAGCGGCTCGACCTCGACCTGCCGACCGACGCCGACTATCAAACGATTGGCGGGTTCGCCTTCAATGCGCTCGGTCGATTACCCGAGCCGGGCGTTTCGTTCCTCGACCGTGGGGTTGAGTTTACAGTGATCGAGGTTGGTGATCACTCGATTCGAAGAGTTCGCATTGATCTGCGACCGAGGGAGAGCCTGGAGCACTCGGTCGGCTAA
- the recO gene encoding DNA repair protein RecO — protein MAAIRTPALVIRSVDVFETSRVLTLFTRELGKVSALAKGARRLKSPFQSGLDLLSVCDIVVLHKASDALDLLTEAVLDEHFEPLRRDLAALYAGCYLAELLDALTDRHDPHPKLFDAARVTLRHLGDPVSRPSRTLRFELACLRELGLMPALDTCVHCGRPPTAPDQRVAFGLATGGVLCADCRPGQPHVATLSATTLDTIRALASPGDAWKATWGHPEVLVPVRSTVGAIISHLMGRRPRLLSFV, from the coding sequence TTGGCCGCGATTCGCACGCCTGCCCTGGTGATCCGATCGGTCGATGTCTTTGAGACCAGTCGGGTCCTCACGCTCTTTACGAGAGAGCTGGGCAAGGTCTCAGCCCTCGCCAAGGGGGCCCGGCGGCTCAAGTCTCCATTTCAGTCCGGGCTTGACCTGCTCAGCGTCTGCGATATCGTGGTGCTCCACAAGGCGTCCGATGCCCTCGACCTGCTGACCGAGGCCGTGCTTGACGAGCACTTCGAACCACTTCGCCGCGATCTCGCGGCCCTCTACGCCGGCTGTTACCTGGCCGAGTTGCTCGACGCCCTGACCGACCGCCACGACCCGCACCCGAAGCTGTTCGACGCGGCCCGAGTGACCCTTCGTCACCTGGGCGATCCCGTCTCTCGCCCGAGCCGGACCCTCCGGTTCGAGCTGGCCTGTCTCCGGGAGTTGGGTTTGATGCCGGCACTCGATACCTGTGTTCACTGCGGCCGACCTCCGACGGCACCCGACCAGCGGGTCGCCTTCGGCCTGGCCACCGGCGGCGTCTTGTGCGCCGACTGCCGGCCCGGTCAGCCGCATGTCGCCACCCTCTCCGCCACCACCCTCGACACGATCCGGGCCCTCGCCTCTCCAGGCGATGCCTGGAAGGCGACCTGGGGGCATCCGGAGGTCCTCGTGCCGGTGCGGTCGACGGTTGGGGCGATCATCAGTCATCTCATGGGTCGAAGGCCGCGCCTCCTTTCCTTCGTCTGA